In Solanum pennellii chromosome 3, SPENNV200, a single window of DNA contains:
- the LOC107014075 gene encoding cytochrome b561 and DOMON domain-containing protein At5g35735-like, translating into MSWTLIFCVHNNIFHMHNIIIISMSFIILCTMIFFLDLTYAYSNSNLIKRKAIFVHEKLYSYGGHQKHHHNSLDRSNDTQVNTDFKSWNLRPAHERHHHRLRVVHGVVNIFGWGILLPIGVIIARYYKRHPLECEEWYSLHVVSKVAGFILGTIGWGLGLSMMKNSPKDQHTMMSTHGIIGTIIFTFTTIQVLAICLQPDEENVYRKYWVIYHNILGYALLILTIVNIFQGIDKVEENHRWKWSYVVLVSVMGLIALVLELLPCFNMIKTKILRM; encoded by the exons ATGTCTTGGACTTTAATTTTCTGTGTACATAACAATATATTCCATATGcacaatattataattattagcATGAGTTTCATAATTCTTTGTACTATGATATTTTTCTTAGATTTAACATATGCTTACTCTAATTCCAATTTGATCAAAAGAAAGGCTATTTTTGTTCATGAAAAGCTTTATTCCTATGGTGGCCACCAAAAACATCATCACAATTCTCTTGATAGATCAAATGATACACAAGTAAATACAGATTTCAAGTCATGGAACTTGAGACCTGCACATGAACGTCATCATCATCGACTTCGAGTT GTACATGGGGTTGTAAACATTTTTGGATGGGGAATCCTCTTGCCTATAGGTGTAATAATTGCAAGATATTACAAGAGACATCCATTAGAATGTGAAGAATGGTATTCTCTTCATGTTGTTTCAAAGGTAGCAGGGTTCATTTTGGGCACAATTGGATGGGGTCTTGGATTGTCAATGATGAAAAATTCACCCAAAGATCAACATACTATGATGAGTACTCATGGAATTATTGGCACCATAATCTTCACTTTCACTACTATCCAA gTTTTGGCAATATGTTTGCAGCCAGATGAAGAAAATGTATACAGGAAATATTGGGTGATATACCATAATATTTTAGGTTATGCTTTGTTAATCCTAACAATTGTAAATATATTTCAAGGAATTGACAAGGTAGAAGAAAACCATAGATGGAAATGGTCTTATGTTGTACTTGTAAGTGTTATGGGATTGATTGCTCTTGTTTTGGAACTTCTTCCATgttttaatatgattaaaacCAAAATTTTGAGGATGTGA